In the Polyangiaceae bacterium genome, one interval contains:
- a CDS encoding DUF1566 domain-containing protein, whose product MLRTLRRLCRPWGTRCVQGVLLSALAIACSSESSGSVAPKKDAGQDASSGGSGGQATGGVGGVGGGTGGSSDASAGSGGSAGTGGSAGSGGSVGDASTDASTGGTGGTVDAGACPNGVQGGDGTVGYPRWALPAGDSRAASEFTQSGDTALDHATCLMWQTNVDATARDWAAADTYCQNLGVGGHTDWRLPTRAELISLTDFTTQAPATVATVFPGTTGTDKYFWSNTKTAENGSFYWAVSHGGVGQVSYLQNTASARVRCVRGAGAPSPPRFDATSIAGAVKDKETGLLWEAAPKDADVTQPQAKTYCDQLINGGFNDWRLPTARELQTLIDPEKFNPALPTPEFTTALNAWYWSSTLVVTTSNQFWAAAFNTGFSQPETSGNPYINPRVRCVR is encoded by the coding sequence ATGCTGCGGACACTCCGTCGTCTATGTCGTCCCTGGGGCACTCGTTGCGTTCAGGGCGTTCTCCTCTCTGCACTCGCGATCGCCTGTTCCTCCGAGAGCAGCGGCTCCGTCGCCCCCAAGAAGGACGCCGGCCAGGACGCGTCCTCGGGCGGAAGTGGCGGGCAGGCAACCGGTGGCGTCGGAGGTGTCGGTGGCGGCACGGGTGGGTCGAGCGACGCGAGCGCTGGCAGCGGCGGTAGCGCTGGCACGGGCGGTAGCGCAGGCAGCGGCGGCAGCGTTGGAGACGCAAGTACGGACGCTTCCACGGGCGGTACCGGTGGCACCGTCGATGCGGGTGCGTGTCCCAATGGAGTTCAGGGCGGCGACGGCACCGTGGGCTATCCCCGCTGGGCGCTGCCGGCGGGGGACTCTCGCGCAGCCAGCGAGTTCACGCAAAGCGGGGACACGGCGCTCGACCATGCCACTTGCCTGATGTGGCAGACCAATGTCGACGCTACCGCGCGAGACTGGGCGGCCGCGGACACGTACTGCCAGAACTTGGGGGTTGGCGGCCACACGGATTGGCGCTTGCCCACGCGCGCCGAGCTGATTTCGCTGACGGACTTCACCACGCAGGCCCCGGCCACGGTCGCCACCGTCTTTCCGGGCACGACCGGCACGGACAAGTACTTCTGGTCCAACACGAAGACCGCGGAGAACGGTAGCTTCTACTGGGCTGTCAGCCACGGTGGAGTCGGGCAAGTGTCCTATCTTCAGAACACCGCTAGTGCTCGCGTGCGCTGTGTGCGCGGGGCAGGCGCGCCCAGCCCCCCACGCTTCGACGCAACTAGCATCGCGGGGGCAGTCAAAGACAAGGAAACGGGCTTGCTCTGGGAGGCTGCTCCCAAGGATGCCGACGTCACTCAACCCCAGGCCAAGACCTACTGTGACCAGTTGATCAACGGTGGCTTCAACGATTGGCGACTGCCTACGGCCCGCGAGCTACAGACGCTGATCGACCCCGAAAAGTTCAATCCCGCGCTCCCAACACCAGAGTTCACCACTGCGCTGAATGCCTGGTACTGGTCGAGCACCCTGGTCGTGACCACGAGCAACCAGTTCTGGGCCGCGGCGTTCAACACTGGATTCAGTCAGCCCGAGACATCAGGGAATCCCTACATCAATCCGCGAGTGCGCTGCGTGCGTTGA
- a CDS encoding DUF4437 domain-containing protein, producing MKTWSAVVRAWGSGTACAMVVGMVGLVGCESDESSTPAAPADCFEATDKTLAGETKAFGDFEFKNAFDPTDGKVYDPSDAASLPGPLMVDAWGDRGTGAHGTLGVFPPGFAAPLHTHSAEYHGVVLQGQMTNPFGTDLDVFLDGDSSNDKGAVVLGPGSYWRVPAGSQHTTTCVGPEVCWFYFHSEEAFDFAPIVDASGQLNAGTTLESPPADAVLLPNAELAFQESAPFVSFAPAWGDMQQSAHGTFGKFIPGGTSPLHVHGASYYGVVISGALTNPFNSEPNPTQLTTGGYWSVPEKAVHVTACANGSECLFYFHQRAGFDFQSVCE from the coding sequence ATGAAGACATGGTCAGCAGTGGTGCGCGCGTGGGGCAGTGGGACGGCGTGCGCGATGGTGGTGGGGATGGTCGGCCTGGTCGGCTGCGAGAGCGATGAATCGAGTACGCCCGCAGCGCCCGCGGATTGTTTCGAGGCGACCGACAAGACCCTAGCGGGCGAAACCAAGGCGTTCGGGGACTTCGAGTTCAAGAACGCCTTCGATCCAACCGACGGCAAGGTCTACGACCCCAGCGACGCGGCCTCGCTACCGGGCCCGCTGATGGTGGACGCCTGGGGGGATCGCGGCACGGGAGCTCACGGCACGCTCGGGGTGTTTCCGCCCGGGTTCGCGGCTCCGCTGCACACCCACAGCGCGGAGTACCACGGCGTCGTGCTCCAAGGGCAGATGACGAATCCCTTCGGAACCGATCTCGACGTATTCTTGGATGGCGATTCGAGCAACGACAAAGGCGCGGTCGTCCTGGGGCCGGGATCCTACTGGCGCGTGCCCGCTGGCTCGCAGCACACGACGACTTGCGTCGGACCGGAAGTGTGTTGGTTCTACTTCCACTCCGAGGAGGCGTTCGATTTCGCTCCGATCGTAGATGCAAGCGGCCAGCTGAACGCCGGAACGACTCTGGAATCGCCGCCCGCGGACGCGGTGTTGCTGCCGAATGCCGAATTGGCGTTTCAGGAGTCCGCCCCCTTCGTCAGTTTCGCTCCGGCCTGGGGCGACATGCAGCAAAGCGCCCACGGCACCTTCGGCAAGTTCATTCCTGGAGGCACGTCTCCGCTTCACGTTCACGGAGCCAGCTACTACGGCGTAGTGATTTCTGGCGCGTTGACCAATCCTTTCAACTCGGAGCCGAATCCGACCCAGCTCACGACCGGTGGATACTGGTCCGTGCCGGAGAAGGCCGTGCACGTGACCGCGTGCGCCAATGGCTCGGAGTGTCTGTTCTACTTCCACCAGCGAGCAGGCTTCGACTTCCAGTCCGTGTGCGAGTAG
- a CDS encoding YHS domain-containing (seleno)protein, protein MSKLNLDDRGVIAGGYDVVAYFKSTAAVEGRSEFEATHAGAKYRFANADNKRAFEAAPEKYAPAFGGFCPFGIVAMGQCAPTNPKTFRIQDGRLLLFFNDLWEGKPFDTSAKWDEDPKQMLVKADAAWPTVGA, encoded by the coding sequence ATGTCGAAACTGAATCTCGATGACCGCGGCGTGATCGCTGGTGGATACGACGTCGTTGCCTACTTCAAGTCTACCGCGGCGGTCGAAGGCCGTAGCGAGTTCGAAGCGACGCACGCCGGCGCCAAGTACCGTTTTGCCAACGCCGACAACAAACGTGCCTTCGAGGCGGCCCCGGAGAAGTACGCACCCGCCTTCGGTGGCTTCTGTCCCTTCGGCATCGTGGCCATGGGGCAATGCGCTCCCACCAATCCAAAGACGTTTCGTATCCAAGACGGACGCTTGCTGCTCTTCTTCAACGACCTGTGGGAGGGCAAGCCCTTTGACACCTCGGCGAAGTGGGATGAAGATCCGAAGCAGATGCTGGTGAAGGCCGACGCCGCGTGGCCAACGGTGGGAGCTTGA